The following coding sequences are from one Gossypium hirsutum isolate 1008001.06 chromosome A12, Gossypium_hirsutum_v2.1, whole genome shotgun sequence window:
- the LOC107926927 gene encoding kinesin-like protein KIN-7H: MGMDGGEEQMQEPAGCKERIFVSVRLRPLNYKEIARHDVSDWECINDNTIIYRNSLSVSERSMYPTAYTFDRVFSPDCPNQQVYEAGAKAVAISVVSGINSSVFAYGQTSSGKTYTMIGITEYAMTDIYDYIQRHKEREFILKFSAMEIYNESVRDLLSADSTPLRLLDDPERGTVVEKLTEETLQDWNHFKQLLSVCEAQRQIGETSLNETSSRSHQILRVMIESSAREFLGNGKSSTLAATVNFVDLAGSERASQTLSAGARLKEGCHINRSLLTLGTVIRKLSKGRNGHIPFRDSKLTRILQSSLGGNARTAIICTMSPARSHVEQSRNTLLFASCAKEVTTNAQVNVVMSDKALVKQLQRELARLENELRSARTTSISSDSAALLREKDLEIEKLKKDVATLKQQRELARSEVENLRQAVTNESPEDEKPVKIWAGPDPHYPKLRLQNSWDFEHSTIGTPVMAVGARSFTPSDRQSCSSEESFLQLSDFKLNIPHPSSSPQLSPKIPDFVGSNMPQEENDELVDENSEALCKEVRCIDSGRSSMNRYSDSNLSESSPKNYQNYNRSSLRENRAISGLMDVGNENRSKRQSVSLQLKSSNNHPDIAFPSPEKSCLWQLKEEISSCRSLKLTRSISCKASLMTSLTSQWIERLGQDESTPPMGDEKDFSGRPDSLRGELPALKYDLQNERLSRNGSHSSSTSATEYKLDAPIAKNKSQSSGIEHMPPVVPTPEDQNNTVFSTSMGGTEKMCDPKYEKQLSDHAVQVTEPVLHGKDVKDVGLDPIPDNHESSSEWPSEFKRLQREIIELWHACNVSLVHRTYFFLLFKGDPKDYIYMEVEYRRLSFLKSLFSHGNQMEVANEQVENPASSAKALRRERHMLSQQMSKRLSNEERENLFIKWGIGLNTKHRRLQLAYCFWTDCKDMDHIAESAAIVAKLVGFVDPEKTFKEMFGLNFTSGQQSNKRNHSLKRIVLSFL; the protein is encoded by the exons ATGGGGATGGATGGTGGAGAAGAGCAAATGCAAGAGCCAGCAGGCTGCAAGGAAAGAATTTTCGTTTCGGTTCGTTTACGCCCTCTCAATTACAAGGAAATAGCTAGGCACGATGTATCAGACTGGGAATGCATCAATGATAACACAATTATATACCGGAACAGCCTTTCGGTTTCCGAGAGATCAATGTACCCAACTGCCTATACTTTTG ACCGAGTTTTTAGCCCTGATTGCCCCAACCAGCAAGTGTATGAAGCAGGAGCAAAGGCAGTTGCTATTTCAGTTGTCAGTGGTATAAACT CGAGTGTTTTTGCCTATGGACAAACAAGCAGCGGAAAGACATATACGATGATTGGAATTACCGAGTATGCCATGACAGATATATATGACTACATACAAAGG CACAAGGAAAGAGAGTTTATCCTGAAGTTCTCAGCTATGGAGATTTATAATGAATCTGTCAGAGACCTCCTTAGTGCAGACAGCACTCCCCTTAGGCTTCTAGATGATCCAGAA AGAGGGACCGTTGTTGAGAAACTCACCGAAGAAACACTGCAGGACTGGAATCATTTTAAACAGCTTCTATCTGTGTGTGAAG CTCAAAGACAGATAGGCGAGACTTCTTTGAACGAGACAAGCTCTAGATCACATCAAATTTTGAGAGTG ATGATAGAAAGTTCTGCACGAGAATTTTTAGGCAATGGAAAATCAAGTACCCTTGCAGCCACTGTG AATTTTGTTGATCTTGCAGGAAGTGAGCGTGCATCTCAGACATTATCAGCTGGTGCTAGGCTGAAAGAAGGTTGCCATATAAATCGCAGTTTATTAACGCTTGGAACTGTTATCCGTAAGCTGAG CAAGGGAAGAAATGGGCATATTCCGTTCAGAGATTCAAAGCTGACCCGTATACTTCAGTCTTCCTTAGGAGGCAATGCTAGAACTGCTATCATTTGTACCATGAGTCCAGCAAGAAGTCATGTTGAACAATCGAGAAACACCCTCTTATTTGCAAGTTGTGCTAAAGAAGTGACTACCAATGCACAAGTCAATGTGGTCATGTCGGATAAAGCATTAGTGAAACAACTGCAAAGAGAATTGGCTAGACTAGAGAACGAGCTGAGAAGTGCAAGAACAACTTCGATTTCCTCTGATTCTGCTGCATTGCTAAGAGAGAAAGACCTCGAGATTGAAAAG CTAAAGAAAGATGTGGCCACACTGAAACAGCAAAGAGAACTTGCTAGGTCTGAGGTTGAGAATCTGCGACAAGCGGTAACCAATGAAAgtcctgaagatgaaaaaccagTGAAAATATGG GCAGGTCCAGATCCTCATTACCCTAAACTGAGACTGCAAAATTCGTGGGACTTTGAACATTCAACCATTGGTACACCTGTCATGGCCGTTGGTGCTAGATCCTTCACCCCTTCAGATAGACAAAGCTGCAGTTCTGAAGAGAGCTTCCTCCAGCTTTCTGACTTTAAATTGAATATACCACATCCCAGTTCCTCTCCGCAGCTATCACCTAAAATTCCTGATTTTGTTGGAAGCAATATGCCCCAGGAGGAGAATGATGAACTTGTTGATGAAAATTCAGAGGCACTTTGCAAGGAAGTTCGATGCATTGACTCGGGAAGGTCAAGTATGAATAGATATTCAGACTCAAATTTGTCAGAATCTAGCCCAAAGAACTACCAAAACTATAATAGGTCATCTCTAAGAGAAAACAGAGCTATTTCCGGATTGATGGATGTTGGCAATGAAAATAGATCAAAGCGACAATCCGTGTCACTCCAATTGAAAAGCAGTAACAACCACCCAGATATTGCTTTTCCATCTCCTGAAAAATCATGTTTATGGCAGCTAAAAGAAGAAATATCTAGCTGTAGAAGCTTGAAATTAACTAGGAGTATAAGTTGTAAAGCGAGTCTAATGACCAGTTTGACCTCCCAATGGATTGAAAGGCTAGGACAGGATGAGAGCACACCTCCCATGGGGGATGAGAAAGATTTCTCTGGAAGACCAGATAGTTTGCGGGGAGAACTTCCTGCATTGAAGTATGATCTTCAGAACGAGAGGTTGTCTAGAAATGGATCTCATAGTTCTTCAACTAGTGCTACTGAATACAAGCTTGATGCCCCGATAGCAAAAAATAAATCTCAAAGTTCTGGCATTGAGCATATGCCTCCGGTTGTCCCAACTCCAGAGGATCAGAATAATACTGTTTTCTCTACTTCAATGGGAGGAACAGAAAAAATGTGTGATCCTAAGTATGAGAAGCAACTTTCGGATCATGCG GTACAGGTCACAGAGCCCGTTTTACATGGCAAGGATGTTAAAGACGTCGGATTAGACCCAATACCAGATAACCATGAAAGCTCTTCAGAATGGCCTTCAGAATTTAAGAGGCTTCAAAGAGAGATCATCGAACTCTGGCATGCTTGCAATGTGTCACTGGTCCACAGGACCTACTTTTTTCTACTATTTAAAGGAGATCCAAAAGATTATATATACATGGAGGTGGAATACAGGAGGCTGTCATTTCTCAAGAGTTTATTTTCCCATGGTAATCAAATGGAGGTGGCAAATGAACAAGTCGAAAACCCTGCTTCAAG CGCCAAGGCTCTACGTCGTGAAAGGCATATGCTGAGTCAGCAGATGAGCAAGAGACTGTCCAATGAAGAAAGAGAGAATTTGTTCATTAAATGGGGCATCGGGTTGAACACGAAACATAGGAGGTTGCAGTTGGCTTACTGCTTCTGGACTGACTGTAAAGACATGGATCACATTGCTGAGAGTGCGGCCATTGTTGCAAAGCTGGTTGGGTTTGTAGACCCAGAGAAGACTTTTAAGGAAATGTTTGGGCTCAACTTTACATCAGGACAACAATCAAACAAGAGAAACCATAGCTTGAAACGCATTGTATTGTCTTTCTTATAA